CTTTTCTACTGCAGCATTATAATCAGAAAATTCTTGTTCATAATCAGCCTTACTTTTATTTGTCGTGGCTATTTTAAAGGGTTTGACGAAAGTATCTATCAATTTATTATCTGAATTCAAAACTGACTCAGGAACCCATGATGATATCGAAGTTCCTCCTTTATAGCAATCCACAATACCAATGACTTCGTCCGGATTTAATTCGTGTAATTTCTTAATCATCCAGAACCCAATATCTGACATTTCCCATAGTGTTTCTGCATTAGCAATTTGCCACTTAGAAGTTTCTAGATCTTTAGGCAATGTTATTTTGTCATCTTGATATTCTAGTTGAGGAACGTTATAAAAATAAACATTTTTCAAATTTAAATGAGCAATTTGCTCCTGATATTCTGAATCATCCCGAAATTTGAATTCAATATTCGACTGACCGGTTAGCAAAATCACCGTCCCTGTACGTACTTTTTTAAGCACAATGAATTCATCCAAGCTGCTAATTTTAATATTCGTAGTTACCTGAATTGGAATTGGTGCAATTTCTATTACCCAATCTCCTTTTTCATTTGCTTTAACAGAATAAGTTTTATCCAAAACTTCAAGAGTTACTTGAGTATTTCGGATAGCTTGACCACTAATTTTAAAAGGCTTATTGGCAGGAACTACCATACCATCCGTATAAATATTATCTAATCGTAAGCTACTCATTTACTTGTTCCTTTTTTAATTGCGTAATTTCGGCATGGAGATTGATGACCTTTTCAGCAACTGTCATCATAATATCAGCTGACATGAAATGATCCTGTGAATGAATCAACATAATTGTTTTCTCGACTTTTTCTCCATTCATTTCATCAGTCATCCATTGAGTTTGAATATTATGTGCTTCATGTAATGTTTTTTTAGCCGTTTTCAAAGTAGTTCTAGCCTCATCAATACTACCTTTTTCAGCTTGATTCATCGCATCTATACACATTGATTTAGCTGTTCCTGCAACTGAAATTAAATTCATAGCTCGTTTTAATTGCTTTTCATCCAACTTGTTTTTCCTCCTATGCTTGACTAGTTCTCAATTCTTTTTCTGATTCTTTATGTGCTTCGTCCATTTCTTTTTCTTTTACAATATCAGGGTTCAACTTATTATCCATCTTGACAAATGGGTAATAAATTGCAGTTGTTACTACAACAATAACCGCTTGAACAATTAAGCCCTTGATGGAACCTGTATAAAGAAGTCCTGAAAGTAATGTTGGTACAGTCCATGGAACATTATTAACAATTGGTCCAATAAATCCAACTTTGATAAAGAATAGTCCAATGTAGAATGCTAATGGTTGAGCAACCAACCAAGGGATAAAGTACAAAGGATTCAAAATAATTGGTAAACCGAAAGTAACAGGTTCTGAAATATTAAAGATTGCTGGCATCAAAGAAATCTTAGAAACTTTTTTAGCCGCAGCTCTCTTTGAAAATAGAATTAATGCTAAGACTGGTGATACTGAACATGAACCAGCAGCAACAGTTGAAAAGTTCATAAACAATGTTGAATAAATATGATGTGCTTGACCCAACATATTTTGGGTATCATTGATATTCCATGTTAAACCAAAGATTGGTCCCCAAATTGATGTTGGATGAATACCAAACCATTGCAACAAACTCCAAGTAGTTTGTGATACAAAGGCAAATAATCCGGTACCAGAAATTGCCAAAGCTGGTTTTTGAAGAGCAGTCAAAAGTAGTTCTGGCATTGTTTCACCGGTAAATGTTGTACTCAAACCGGTTAAGATAATGAAAACGCCCATTGTAATAACACCGGGAATCAGTGATTCAAAACTCCGTGCTACAGCTGGTGGTACTGAATCAGGCATTTTAATAGTGATGTTCTTTTCAAGGACTTTGTTATAGATCCATACAGCAAAACCACTAATTAGTAAGGCTGCAAAAACACCTTTAGTTCCGAAAAATGTTGTATCCATGTAATTTAAAACATCAATTGGCTTTTTAGCACCATCTGGTGTGTATTGGAATTTCCATGGCATACAAATGAAGAATGCACCTAAAGCGTATAGAACTGAAGTCATATGTTCCTTACTCTTTGGAAAATACTTTCTCGAAAAAGTATGAGAGAAAATTACAACAATCAATATGGCAAAAGTATTTAAAGAACCATTGGAGACGAGTCCGATTAAGTTTCCTGTTGTAGTCAACCCTTTAAACAATCCCGAAGCAGCCCAAGCTGACCAGGATCCACTGATCAATTTACCTAGACTTAAACCTTGCTTACCGAAGATCAAACCATTGGTTGGATCGACGAAAACATTTTGAATCATAATCGCAAAACCAGCAATCATTGATGTAGCAGCAACAATAATGAAGGAATCACGTAATGTTAACAACAGCTTATTAGCAGCAATTTTACCAGCTACTCTAGTAAAGTTTGCTTGGAATTTTTGCATTCCGCTTCCTTTGCTTTTTCCCATTTTAGCCAATTCCCTTCTCTTTTAATACGTCTACAAGAACTTGTCCGTCCATACTTCCAAATTGTTGCATAGTCAAAAGGATAACCTTGGTGTTTGGATGAGCTGCAACGGTTTGATCGTAAGCCCAACCAATCTGTGGAGCTAGCAAAATAACATCTACATCATCCCCGACCTCATCAACCATTCCGAAGTCATAAGCATCAACTTTTACGTCTTCTCCCTTTTCGTCATAGACTTTTTGCATCTTAGATCCAATTAAACTTGTTGAAAATCCTCCACTACAGAAGATTGCTATCTTTAATTGTTTCATAATGAAACCCCCTTCATTTGTTAACGCTTTCAGTATAAATGCGTATACTTTTGAAGTCAATACCAATTATAAATTTGTTATAACAAATTATTGATTGAAACGCTCAAACCAAGTAATATCAATCAATTTTATTCAAAAAAAAATACAAATCTGCTTTCGCAAATTTGTACCTTCATATTTTTTTTAAATTGATTCGTGTAAAGAAAATTGAGATGAACGAATATAAGTATAAGCATATTCAAATATTTGCCCATTATCCAGAAACGAACGTTGTTCCACTGTTAACAGCGGTTCTGGCT
This sequence is a window from Companilactobacillus alimentarius DSM 20249. Protein-coding genes within it:
- a CDS encoding PTS sugar transporter subunit IIC; this translates as MGKSKGSGMQKFQANFTRVAGKIAANKLLLTLRDSFIIVAATSMIAGFAIMIQNVFVDPTNGLIFGKQGLSLGKLISGSWSAWAASGLFKGLTTTGNLIGLVSNGSLNTFAILIVVIFSHTFSRKYFPKSKEHMTSVLYALGAFFICMPWKFQYTPDGAKKPIDVLNYMDTTFFGTKGVFAALLISGFAVWIYNKVLEKNITIKMPDSVPPAVARSFESLIPGVITMGVFIILTGLSTTFTGETMPELLLTALQKPALAISGTGLFAFVSQTTWSLLQWFGIHPTSIWGPIFGLTWNINDTQNMLGQAHHIYSTLFMNFSTVAAGSCSVSPVLALILFSKRAAAKKVSKISLMPAIFNISEPVTFGLPIILNPLYFIPWLVAQPLAFYIGLFFIKVGFIGPIVNNVPWTVPTLLSGLLYTGSIKGLIVQAVIVVVTTAIYYPFVKMDNKLNPDIVKEKEMDEAHKESEKELRTSQA
- a CDS encoding PTS lactose/cellobiose transporter subunit IIA, which codes for MDEKQLKRAMNLISVAGTAKSMCIDAMNQAEKGSIDEARTTLKTAKKTLHEAHNIQTQWMTDEMNGEKVEKTIMLIHSQDHFMSADIMMTVAEKVINLHAEITQLKKEQVNE
- a CDS encoding PTS sugar transporter subunit IIB, which produces MKQLKIAIFCSGGFSTSLIGSKMQKVYDEKGEDVKVDAYDFGMVDEVGDDVDVILLAPQIGWAYDQTVAAHPNTKVILLTMQQFGSMDGQVLVDVLKEKGIG